From the genome of Syntrophomonadaceae bacterium, one region includes:
- the carB gene encoding carbamoyl-phosphate synthase large subunit — MPKRHDIHKLMIIGSGPIVIGQAAEFDYSGTQACKALRKLGYEIVLVNSNPATIMTDPGMADATYIEPLNVERLTEIIAQERPDALLPNLGGQSALNLSMKLAKAGVLEKYGVQVIGVQLDAIERGEDRIAFKESMQQIGIAMPRSEPAYTVEEAENIARELGFPVVIRPAYTMGGTGGGLVYNVEELKLVASRGISASIVGQILVEESVLGWEELELEVVRDAKNQMITVCFIENIDAMGVHTGDSICSAPMLTISAELQQRLQKYAYQIVETIGVIGGTNIQFAHDPKTGRVVVIEINPRTSRSSALASKATGFPIAMVSAMLAAGLTLDEFPYWREGSLEKYTPSGDYVVIKFPRWGFEKFKGAEDKLGTQMKAVGEVMSIGKNFKEALQKAIRSLETGRYGLGFAKNFNLLTLNDLLAMLAEPSSERQFIMYEALRKGATIDQLHRLTHIKPWFIEQMQELVLLEEEILKYKEGQLPDELLIRAKKDGFADRYLGMLLNQPEQAVRNRRLALGLTAAWEPVPVSGVENAAYYYSTYHAADQTTSSDREKVMILGGGPNRIGQGIEFDYCCVHAAFALRDLGYETIIVNCNPETVSTDYDTSDKLYFEPLTVEDVLSIYQKENPIGAIVQFGGQTPLNIAGELALAGVQILGTPLDAIDLAEDRDRFRLMMEKMQIPMPESGMAKNLSEALAIADKIGYPLMVRPSYVLGGRGMECVHDEEMLRQYVAAAVDITPEKPILIDKFLRDAIEAEADAISDGKDVFIPPIMEHIEYAGIHSGDSACVIPPVSIPDRHIATICEYSKKIARKLNVIGLMNIQFAIADGQVFVLEANPRASRTVPVVSKVCNISMARLATEIMMGHAKINNLVTGKVRHFGVKEAVLPFNMFHEVDPILGPEMRSTGEVLGIADSFGLAYFKAQEATQSPLPTSGTVLISVREQDRPAVLEVARQFAALGFTIMATQGTNYFLTQNQIPSIAVKKLYEGRPNILDSIANKEINLIINTPIGRLSEKDDSYIRKAAIKHKIPYITTLAAALASAKGIAAHQQVQTSYVKNLQAYHLDIKNDQ; from the coding sequence ATGCCAAAGCGTCATGATATCCACAAGCTGATGATAATTGGTTCGGGGCCGATTGTGATTGGACAGGCAGCAGAGTTTGACTATTCAGGCACTCAGGCTTGCAAGGCCCTGCGCAAACTCGGCTATGAAATTGTACTGGTAAACTCTAATCCGGCAACTATTATGACTGACCCCGGCATGGCCGATGCAACATACATTGAGCCGCTAAACGTGGAAAGATTAACCGAGATTATTGCCCAGGAACGGCCAGATGCCTTGCTGCCTAACCTGGGCGGGCAGTCTGCTTTAAACTTAAGCATGAAGCTGGCCAAGGCCGGAGTGCTGGAAAAATATGGTGTGCAAGTCATTGGCGTTCAGCTCGATGCAATCGAACGGGGCGAGGACCGGATTGCTTTTAAAGAAAGCATGCAACAGATAGGGATTGCAATGCCCAGAAGCGAGCCGGCCTACACTGTGGAAGAGGCCGAAAATATTGCCCGGGAGCTTGGGTTTCCCGTTGTGATCCGGCCCGCCTACACTATGGGGGGTACAGGCGGCGGTTTGGTTTATAATGTAGAGGAATTAAAATTAGTTGCCAGCAGGGGGATCTCAGCGAGCATAGTCGGGCAGATTCTGGTGGAAGAATCTGTCCTGGGCTGGGAAGAATTAGAGCTGGAAGTAGTGCGCGATGCCAAAAATCAAATGATTACTGTCTGCTTTATCGAAAACATTGACGCCATGGGTGTACATACTGGTGACTCAATTTGCTCCGCACCGATGCTGACTATCAGCGCAGAACTGCAGCAGCGTCTGCAAAAGTATGCTTATCAGATTGTGGAAACTATTGGGGTAATTGGCGGCACCAACATCCAGTTTGCCCACGACCCCAAAACAGGGCGGGTCGTGGTCATTGAGATAAATCCCCGGACTTCCCGGTCTTCCGCCCTGGCTTCCAAGGCGACCGGGTTTCCTATCGCCATGGTCTCGGCCATGTTGGCGGCAGGATTGACCCTTGATGAGTTTCCTTACTGGCGGGAGGGGTCATTAGAGAAATATACCCCTTCAGGCGATTATGTTGTGATCAAGTTTCCGCGGTGGGGTTTTGAGAAATTTAAAGGCGCCGAAGACAAATTAGGTACGCAGATGAAGGCTGTCGGCGAAGTGATGAGTATCGGGAAAAATTTCAAAGAAGCCTTGCAAAAAGCGATCCGTTCGCTGGAAACAGGACGTTACGGATTGGGTTTTGCCAAGAACTTCAACTTGCTGACTCTGAATGACCTGCTGGCAATGCTTGCTGAACCGTCAAGCGAGCGGCAATTTATTATGTACGAGGCCTTGCGCAAAGGGGCGACCATAGATCAGCTGCACCGGTTAACGCATATCAAACCATGGTTTATTGAACAGATGCAGGAACTGGTTTTGCTGGAAGAGGAGATTTTAAAATACAAGGAGGGCCAACTGCCTGATGAACTGTTAATCCGGGCCAAAAAAGACGGTTTTGCCGACCGCTATCTGGGTATGCTGTTAAACCAGCCGGAGCAGGCGGTCAGAAATCGCCGGTTGGCCCTGGGGCTTACGGCAGCTTGGGAACCGGTCCCGGTCAGTGGTGTGGAAAATGCCGCCTACTATTACTCCACATATCATGCCGCGGATCAGACCACGTCCAGCGATAGGGAAAAGGTGATGATCCTGGGCGGTGGCCCGAACCGGATTGGACAGGGGATTGAATTTGATTACTGTTGCGTACATGCCGCTTTTGCCCTGCGTGATCTGGGGTATGAAACAATTATTGTTAACTGCAACCCGGAGACAGTTTCCACAGACTATGATACATCTGATAAATTGTACTTCGAGCCGCTCACAGTGGAAGATGTGCTGAGTATTTATCAAAAGGAGAACCCGATCGGGGCTATCGTTCAGTTTGGGGGGCAGACACCCCTTAATATTGCCGGGGAACTGGCTCTGGCAGGGGTGCAAATTCTGGGCACACCACTAGATGCAATTGACCTGGCAGAGGACCGGGACAGGTTCAGATTAATGATGGAGAAGATGCAGATCCCCATGCCGGAATCGGGCATGGCTAAAAACCTTAGCGAAGCACTTGCTATTGCCGATAAAATCGGGTACCCGCTGATGGTCAGGCCTTCTTATGTTTTAGGCGGGCGCGGGATGGAATGTGTCCACGACGAGGAGATGCTCCGTCAGTACGTCGCCGCAGCAGTGGATATTACACCCGAGAAACCCATCCTGATTGATAAATTTTTGCGAGATGCCATTGAAGCAGAAGCAGACGCCATTTCCGATGGAAAAGACGTGTTTATACCTCCGATCATGGAACATATTGAGTATGCAGGGATTCACTCGGGAGATTCGGCCTGTGTCATCCCACCGGTGAGCATACCGGATCGACACATCGCTACAATCTGCGAATACAGCAAAAAAATAGCCCGGAAACTTAACGTGATCGGGTTAATGAATATACAATTCGCGATTGCCGATGGCCAGGTTTTCGTGTTAGAGGCCAATCCCCGTGCCTCCCGCACCGTGCCGGTTGTCTCAAAAGTTTGCAACATCTCCATGGCCCGGTTGGCCACCGAAATAATGATGGGCCATGCTAAGATTAATAACCTTGTTACAGGCAAGGTCCGGCATTTTGGCGTGAAGGAAGCCGTGCTTCCATTCAACATGTTCCATGAGGTAGATCCCATTTTAGGGCCGGAGATGCGGTCAACCGGTGAGGTGCTTGGCATTGCCGATTCATTCGGATTGGCCTATTTCAAGGCACAGGAAGCCACCCAGTCCCCATTGCCGACTTCGGGAACAGTCCTGATCAGCGTAAGAGAACAGGACAGGCCTGCTGTGCTGGAAGTGGCCCGTCAATTTGCCGCTTTGGGTTTTACAATAATGGCAACACAAGGAACTAATTATTTTCTGACGCAAAACCAGATACCATCCATAGCTGTGAAGAAGCTGTATGAGGGCAGGCCAAATATCCTGGACAGCATAGCCAACAAGGAGATCAATTTGATTATTAACACTCCGATCGGCAGGTTAAGCGAGAAGGACGATTCGTATATCCGCAAAGCCGCGATCAAACACAAAATACCATATATCACCACCCTGGCGGCGGCCCTTGCCAGCGCAAAAGGCATCGCGGCTCACCAGCAGGTCCAAACCAGCTACGTTAAAAATTTACAGGCGTATCATCTTGACATCAAAAACGACCAGTGA
- a CDS encoding isocitrate/isopropylmalate dehydrogenase family protein — MYTITLIPGDGIGPEVTAAATEVLAAAGVPIKWETAQIGESALRDYGSPLPEEALLSVKKNKVALKGPVTTPVGKGFPSVNVALRKTLGLYANLRPVKSIPGVPSVFKDIDLVVVRENTEDLYAGIEHAIGNYAAESIKLITRDATLRIADFAFNYAKEHGRNQVTIVHKANILKLSDGLFLNTCRETAAQYPHIGCNDAIIDALCMNLVIAPQKYDVLLLPNLYGDIVSDLCAGLVGGLGLAPGANIGTEGAVFEPVHGSAPDIAGKGLANPVAQILSATMLLDYLGEEKAASSIRRAVYYMIEQKIALTRDLGGTATTEEFTGNLCSILSGNSNLHPKELVFSPEL; from the coding sequence ATGTATACCATTACCTTGATCCCCGGAGATGGGATCGGCCCCGAGGTAACAGCTGCCGCAACTGAAGTGTTAGCTGCAGCCGGTGTGCCGATCAAATGGGAAACAGCACAGATAGGAGAAAGCGCATTAAGAGATTATGGCTCCCCTTTGCCTGAGGAAGCCCTGTTGTCCGTTAAGAAAAACAAAGTCGCCCTGAAGGGTCCGGTTACAACCCCGGTTGGCAAGGGCTTCCCCAGTGTAAATGTCGCCTTGCGCAAAACTTTGGGCTTGTACGCGAATTTACGCCCTGTCAAAAGTATCCCCGGGGTGCCGTCAGTATTCAAAGACATTGACCTGGTGGTGGTAAGAGAAAACACCGAGGACCTTTACGCAGGGATTGAGCATGCCATCGGTAATTATGCGGCGGAAAGCATCAAACTGATTACCAGGGATGCCACCCTGCGGATTGCTGACTTTGCCTTCAATTATGCCAAGGAACACGGCCGGAATCAGGTTACTATCGTCCACAAGGCAAATATCCTTAAACTGAGTGACGGACTTTTTCTAAATACCTGCCGGGAGACTGCCGCTCAATATCCTCACATCGGCTGCAACGACGCTATTATCGATGCCCTGTGCATGAACCTGGTGATCGCTCCCCAGAAGTATGACGTGCTGCTTCTGCCTAACCTTTACGGAGACATTGTCTCCGACCTCTGTGCCGGGCTGGTTGGAGGTTTAGGCCTGGCGCCCGGCGCCAATATCGGGACAGAAGGGGCGGTTTTCGAGCCAGTCCACGGCAGTGCCCCGGACATTGCCGGAAAAGGATTGGCCAATCCTGTTGCCCAGATTCTTTCAGCCACCATGCTGCTGGACTACCTGGGAGAGGAGAAAGCAGCCTCCAGCATCCGCCGTGCTGTCTATTATATGATTGAACAGAAAATTGCCCTGACCCGGGATCTGGGGGGAACAGCGACAACTGAAGAGTTTACCGGAAATCTTTGCAGTATTCTTTCGGGCAATAGTAATCTACACCCTAAGGAGCTTGTTTTTAGTCCTGAGTTATAA
- a CDS encoding LysM peptidoglycan-binding domain-containing protein, translating into MPPVTCPPSTFPYTVQAGDTIWSLAQRFNTTVAAIIAVNPGIDPNNLQIGQIICIPRVMPPVTCPPSTFAYTVQAGDTFWSLAQRFNTTVAAIQAANPGVDPNNLQIGQIICIPRVTPQPGHCPASTFAYTIRAGDTFWNLAQRFNTTVAAIQAANPGVDPNNLQIGQVICIPGTGPAPGHCPASTFAYTIRAGDTFWNLAQRFNTTVAAIQAANPGVNPNNLQIGQVICIPGTGTAPGHCPASTFAYTIRAGDTFWNLAQRFNTTVAAIQAANPGVNPNNLQIGQVICIPGTGTAPGHCPASTFAYTIRAGDTFWNLAQRFNTTVAAIQAANPGVNPNNLQIGQVICIPRT; encoded by the coding sequence ATGCCGCCGGTAACCTGTCCGCCCAGCACCTTCCCTTATACCGTCCAGGCCGGTGATACTATCTGGAGTCTGGCCCAGCGGTTTAATACCACTGTAGCAGCCATCATAGCAGTCAACCCGGGTATTGATCCGAATAATTTACAGATCGGCCAGATCATCTGTATTCCAAGGGTAATGCCGCCGGTAACCTGTCCGCCCAGCACCTTTGCCTATACCGTTCAGGCTGGCGACACCTTCTGGAGTCTGGCCCAGCGGTTTAACACCACCGTAGCTGCCATTCAGGCCGCCAACCCAGGGGTAGACCCCAACAACTTACAGATCGGCCAGATCATCTGCATCCCCAGGGTAACCCCGCAGCCTGGCCATTGCCCGGCAAGTACTTTTGCCTACACCATCCGGGCTGGGGATACTTTCTGGAATCTGGCCCAGCGGTTTAACACCACCGTAGCCGCCATTCAGGCCGCCAACCCGGGTGTTGACCCGAACAACCTACAGATCGGCCAGGTCATCTGCATCCCAGGCACAGGACCCGCACCCGGCCATTGCCCGGCAAGTACTTTTGCCTACACCATCCGGGCCGGGGATACCTTCTGGAATCTGGCCCAGCGGTTTAACACCACCGTAGCTGCCATTCAGGCCGCCAACCCGGGTGTTAACCCCAATAACCTTCAAATAGGCCAGGTCATCTGCATCCCAGGCACAGGAACCGCACCCGGCCATTGCCCGGCAAGTACTTTTGCCTACACCATCCGGGCCGGGGATACCTTCTGGAATCTGGCCCAGCGGTTTAACACCACCGTAGCTGCCATTCAGGCCGCCAACCCGGGTGTTAACCCCAATAACCTTCAAATAGGCCAGGTCATCTGCATCCCAGGCACAGGAACCGCACCCGGCCATTGCCCGGCAAGTACTTTTGCCTACACCATCCGGGCCGGGGATACCTTCTGGAATCTGGCCCAGCGGTTTAACACCACCGTAGCCGCCATTCAGGCCGCTAACCCGGGTGTTAACCCCAATAACCTACAGATCGGCCAGGTCATCTGCATTCCCCGCACTTAG
- a CDS encoding GntR family transcriptional regulator, with protein MTKDFELSSHEVSLRARVFKYIKAQIITGVYQPGESLVEAKLAEELKVSRTPIREAIRLLELEGLVETTHHKGAVVLGISAKDVEDIFAIRSMVEGLAARWAAQNIEEEQIKEMEKLVDLMEFYAQKNDINELAELDHKFHEVIFEASGSKILNLTLSNLHQYVQLARLESLKFPMRPPQTLKEHRAVLQAFKEKNPEAAEDLLTKHVRNAYLNLKKFRGNPKPGG; from the coding sequence ATGACCAAGGATTTTGAATTGTCTTCCCATGAGGTCTCTCTTCGCGCCAGGGTATTCAAATACATTAAAGCCCAGATCATCACCGGGGTTTACCAGCCGGGGGAAAGTTTAGTGGAAGCTAAGCTGGCTGAAGAGTTAAAGGTCAGCCGTACTCCAATCCGGGAAGCCATTCGCCTCCTGGAGCTGGAAGGCCTGGTGGAAACCACTCACCATAAAGGGGCGGTGGTCTTGGGGATTTCCGCTAAAGATGTGGAAGACATCTTTGCCATCCGCTCGATGGTGGAAGGGCTGGCTGCCCGCTGGGCGGCGCAGAACATAGAAGAAGAGCAAATTAAAGAAATGGAAAAACTGGTCGACTTGATGGAGTTTTATGCCCAAAAAAACGATATCAACGAGTTGGCAGAACTGGACCACAAGTTCCACGAAGTAATTTTCGAGGCCTCCGGCAGCAAAATATTAAATCTTACTCTCAGCAACTTACACCAGTATGTGCAATTGGCCCGCCTGGAATCCTTGAAGTTCCCAATGCGGCCTCCTCAGACCTTGAAGGAACACCGGGCTGTTTTGCAAGCTTTCAAGGAGAAAAACCCCGAAGCCGCTGAAGACTTGTTGACTAAACATGTGCGAAACGCTTACCTGAACCTGAAAAAATTTCGTGGCAACCCCAAACCGGGCGGATAA
- a CDS encoding cation transporter produces MGFTGWLVRRFIPQAGQVMDAGIRTKYGYLVAMVSIVGNLLLALTKGFFGLTLNSISLLADAVHTLSDVVTSFVVLWGFKLAALPPDEKHPYGHGRVENVATLIIALLLIGVGIEFGKASVERFFSQEVVEGSLLVAVFLVLSGLFKEWMARFAVSVGKKINSSVLVADALNHRSDAIISILVAGAMIAAMFGYYRTDAVIGLLVSALIIYTGWGLARNAASALIGEKPDPELVEKITATAGSVSGVKGVHKVEVHAYGQENLLVSLHIQVDPTIAVTDSHQIAALVKYCILEKCGALTTVHVEPFSSQ; encoded by the coding sequence ATGGGTTTTACAGGCTGGCTGGTCCGGAGATTTATTCCGCAAGCCGGACAGGTGATGGATGCCGGTATCCGGACTAAATACGGGTACCTGGTGGCCATGGTGAGTATTGTGGGCAATCTTTTGCTGGCTCTGACCAAGGGGTTTTTCGGCCTCACGCTGAACAGTATTTCCCTTTTGGCTGATGCTGTCCATACTTTGTCGGATGTAGTGACTTCCTTTGTAGTGTTGTGGGGATTTAAGCTGGCAGCTCTTCCCCCCGATGAAAAACACCCTTACGGCCATGGGCGGGTTGAGAATGTGGCTACCCTCATTATTGCTCTTTTGCTAATCGGTGTGGGGATTGAATTCGGGAAGGCCTCGGTCGAGCGCTTCTTTTCCCAAGAGGTTGTGGAAGGAAGCCTCCTGGTGGCAGTCTTTTTAGTCCTGAGCGGGTTATTTAAAGAATGGATGGCCCGCTTTGCCGTATCGGTGGGGAAAAAGATAAATTCCTCGGTCCTGGTGGCCGATGCTTTAAACCATCGCAGTGATGCAATTATCAGTATTTTGGTTGCCGGAGCAATGATAGCGGCTATGTTTGGCTATTATAGGACTGATGCTGTGATCGGGCTTTTGGTCTCCGCTCTGATTATTTATACGGGATGGGGCTTGGCTCGCAACGCAGCCAGCGCTTTAATCGGAGAGAAGCCGGACCCGGAGTTGGTTGAAAAGATTACCGCGACGGCTGGGTCGGTGAGCGGGGTGAAGGGGGTGCACAAGGTGGAAGTGCATGCCTACGGGCAGGAAAACCTGCTGGTTTCCTTGCATATCCAGGTGGACCCAACTATTGCCGTGACGGATTCTCATCAGATAGCCGCTCTGGTCAAGTATTGCATCCTGGAAAAATGCGGCGCCTTGACCACTGTCCATGTGGAGCCTTTCAGTAGTCAGTAG
- the uvrB gene encoding excinuclease ABC subunit UvrB — MSGFKLKSEFQPKGDQPGAIRLLVDGLNKGYPHQTLLGVTGSGKTFTMACVIQEVQRPALVIAHNKTLAAQLCSEFKEFFPENAVEYFVSYYDYYQPEAYIPHTDTYIEKDSSINDEIDKLRHSATSALFERRDVVIVASVSCIYGLGSPEDYRDLVLSLREGQEYDREKILRKLVDIQYTRNDYDFRRGTFRVRGDVIEIFPASFSEKAIRVELFGDEIERILEVDTMTGEVLGRRWHVSVYPASHYVTEQEKLLRAMVSIEQELEGRLRELRSRDKLLEAQRLEQRTKYDLEMIREVGFCSGIENYSRHLTGRQPGEPPYTLLDFFPQDFLVIIDESHVTVPQIGGMYEGDRSRKTSLVEHGFRLPSALDNRPLTFKEFAAMVNQVVYVSATPGPYELERSRQVAEQIVRPTGLVDPLVEIRPVKGQIDDLLHEIRLREKKSQRVLVTTLTKRMAEDLTDYLREMGVRVRYMHSDINTIERMEIIRDLRLGEFDVLVGINLLREGLDLPEVSLVAILDADKEGFLRSERSLIQTMGRAARNVEGIVLMYADRMTDSMKRAIDETNRRREMQAAYNQQHGITPETVRKAVRNVLEATRVAEEKQPYQTKQSFGQMTKSERQRFIADLEKEMREAAKMLEFERAAVLRDLILELKAGEETGKKR, encoded by the coding sequence ATGAGCGGCTTTAAATTGAAATCGGAGTTTCAGCCCAAGGGAGACCAGCCCGGGGCCATTCGCCTTCTGGTTGATGGTTTGAATAAGGGCTATCCCCATCAGACTCTCCTGGGGGTGACCGGCAGCGGGAAGACTTTTACCATGGCCTGTGTCATTCAGGAAGTGCAAAGGCCTGCCCTGGTTATTGCCCACAACAAAACCCTGGCTGCCCAGTTATGCAGCGAGTTTAAAGAGTTCTTTCCGGAAAACGCTGTCGAGTACTTTGTCAGTTACTATGACTACTACCAGCCGGAGGCTTATATCCCCCATACGGACACTTACATCGAAAAGGACAGCTCCATAAATGATGAGATAGACAAACTGCGCCATTCGGCCACGTCAGCCCTGTTTGAGCGCCGGGACGTGGTCATTGTGGCCAGTGTTTCCTGCATCTATGGTTTGGGTTCCCCGGAAGACTACCGGGATTTGGTGCTTTCCTTGCGTGAGGGCCAGGAATACGACCGGGAAAAGATCCTGCGCAAGCTGGTGGATATCCAGTACACCAGAAATGACTACGATTTTCGCCGGGGAACCTTCCGGGTGCGGGGGGATGTGATCGAAATCTTTCCTGCCTCTTTTTCCGAAAAGGCGATCAGGGTAGAGCTTTTTGGCGATGAAATTGAGCGCATCCTGGAAGTTGATACCATGACTGGCGAGGTCTTGGGCCGCCGGTGGCATGTTTCTGTTTACCCTGCCAGCCACTATGTTACCGAACAGGAAAAATTGCTCCGGGCCATGGTTTCCATTGAGCAAGAATTGGAAGGGCGGCTGCGGGAACTGCGCAGCCGGGACAAGCTGTTGGAGGCCCAACGATTAGAGCAGCGCACCAAGTATGACCTGGAAATGATCAGGGAGGTTGGTTTTTGCTCCGGGATTGAAAACTACTCCCGCCACCTGACAGGGAGACAGCCTGGCGAGCCTCCTTACACCCTCCTGGATTTTTTCCCCCAGGATTTTCTGGTGATCATTGACGAATCCCATGTGACTGTTCCCCAGATTGGTGGAATGTATGAAGGGGACCGCTCCCGCAAGACCAGTCTGGTCGAACATGGTTTCCGCCTCCCTTCGGCACTGGATAACCGGCCGCTGACTTTCAAGGAGTTTGCCGCCATGGTGAACCAGGTCGTCTATGTGTCAGCAACCCCCGGCCCCTATGAACTGGAACGAAGCCGGCAAGTAGCAGAACAAATAGTCCGGCCTACCGGGCTGGTCGATCCCCTGGTCGAAATCCGGCCGGTAAAGGGACAAATCGATGACCTCCTGCACGAAATCCGCCTGCGGGAGAAAAAAAGCCAGCGAGTTCTGGTGACTACCCTGACAAAGCGGATGGCAGAAGATCTAACCGATTACCTGCGGGAAATGGGTGTCCGGGTCAGATACATGCATTCCGATATCAATACCATTGAGCGGATGGAGATTATCCGGGATCTGCGCCTGGGAGAATTTGATGTGCTGGTAGGCATTAATCTTTTAAGAGAGGGTCTGGACCTGCCGGAGGTGTCTCTGGTAGCCATCCTGGATGCCGATAAGGAAGGCTTCCTGCGTTCTGAGCGTTCCCTGATCCAAACCATGGGCCGGGCGGCCCGCAATGTTGAGGGGATAGTGCTCATGTATGCAGACCGGATGACTGATTCTATGAAAAGAGCGATAGATGAAACAAATCGCCGGCGGGAGATGCAGGCAGCCTATAACCAGCAGCATGGGATTACCCCGGAGACTGTGCGCAAGGCGGTGCGAAATGTCCTCGAAGCGACCCGGGTGGCAGAAGAGAAACAGCCTTACCAGACTAAGCAGAGTTTTGGCCAGATGACAAAAAGTGAGCGGCAGCGCTTTATTGCCGACCTGGAAAAGGAGATGCGGGAGGCTGCCAAAATGCTGGAATTTGAGCGGGCAGCTGTTTTACGGGATTTGATTTTGGAACTAAAGGCCGGGGAAGAAACAGGAAAGAAAAGATAA
- a CDS encoding glucosyl-3-phosphoglycerate synthase has protein sequence MNNKEQFQWTFHNQANPSLFKLLSFDDAIDDLAARSDQITVITEGWKEGPVTAILRGGVNARSVLDLLAGIGVKDLKIFHLEEKIDDLEDIFLSSVVAPAHQMFDSVSVTWRREPSVHQLLQNIGNEHPMLFFGSPLSVSEILPFYRSIKQVYAGSVTIVRGPLQDMDFDESGEIYKWVRERTFEANDFSLQSVLRNQKRKLGAKIAVILPSLNEEKTVGRVIKTALDVKDIGIVDEVILIDSVSTDNTREIALSYGIPVYQHPEIESGLGAYRGKGEAMFKSAYTTDADIIAWVDTDIENITPSFFYGLLGPMLTYPEIKFSKGYFSRPIRVEASGIELGGGRVTELLARPWLNTFMPQLSGYIQPLAGTAAIYRSEFMKMRIPVNYGVEVAMLLQAVSNMGLWSTCQVNLGEVIHKSKDVQGLSEMSYQILQVLAEMQNLKISSDNVFRRVFSAHGNFEISAKRFPVVWRTF, from the coding sequence ATGAATAATAAAGAACAATTTCAATGGACGTTTCATAATCAGGCAAACCCCAGTCTGTTCAAGCTCTTAAGTTTTGACGACGCTATCGACGACTTAGCGGCTCGTAGTGATCAAATAACAGTTATTACTGAAGGCTGGAAAGAAGGTCCGGTTACGGCTATTTTGCGCGGCGGTGTGAATGCCCGCTCCGTGCTGGATCTGCTCGCAGGAATAGGTGTAAAGGATCTGAAAATTTTTCACTTGGAAGAGAAAATAGATGACCTGGAAGATATATTTTTATCTTCGGTTGTCGCCCCTGCTCATCAAATGTTCGACAGCGTATCAGTAACCTGGAGAAGGGAACCTTCCGTCCACCAGTTGCTGCAAAATATCGGCAATGAGCATCCGATGCTGTTCTTTGGCTCGCCCTTATCGGTGTCTGAAATTTTGCCTTTCTACCGCAGCATTAAACAGGTATACGCCGGCAGCGTCACCATCGTGCGCGGGCCGTTGCAGGATATGGATTTCGACGAAAGCGGCGAAATCTACAAATGGGTCAGGGAGCGAACATTTGAAGCCAATGATTTTTCACTTCAGTCCGTTCTTCGTAACCAAAAGCGAAAACTCGGCGCTAAAATCGCTGTCATCCTGCCAAGTCTCAACGAGGAAAAAACGGTTGGCAGGGTAATTAAGACCGCTCTCGATGTCAAAGACATCGGTATTGTCGACGAAGTGATCCTGATTGATTCCGTGTCCACTGACAACACCCGCGAAATTGCTCTTTCCTATGGCATTCCTGTCTATCAGCATCCGGAAATAGAAAGCGGTCTCGGCGCTTACCGGGGCAAGGGTGAAGCGATGTTTAAGAGCGCTTATACAACCGATGCCGACATTATAGCGTGGGTGGATACTGATATCGAAAATATCACACCAAGTTTTTTCTACGGCCTCCTGGGACCCATGCTTACTTATCCCGAGATTAAGTTTTCTAAAGGCTACTTTTCTCGTCCGATCCGGGTTGAAGCGTCTGGAATTGAACTTGGCGGCGGCAGGGTTACTGAATTATTGGCCCGTCCTTGGCTGAATACTTTTATGCCGCAGCTTTCCGGCTACATTCAACCATTGGCAGGCACAGCCGCCATTTACCGCAGCGAATTCATGAAAATGCGCATCCCGGTAAATTATGGCGTTGAAGTCGCGATGCTGCTGCAAGCTGTCAGCAATATGGGGCTATGGTCAACATGCCAGGTCAATCTGGGTGAGGTCATTCATAAATCCAAAGACGTTCAGGGACTGAGCGAAATGTCCTATCAAATTCTGCAGGTTTTGGCTGAAATGCAAAACTTGAAGATTAGCAGCGACAATGTATTCCGCCGCGTCTTTTCTGCCCACGGTAATTTCGAAATCAGTGCCAAACGCTTTCCTGTTGTTTGGCGTACTTTTTAA